The following proteins are encoded in a genomic region of Mycobacterium sp. 155:
- a CDS encoding GNAT family N-acetyltransferase, protein MSAPPLFRLVDERRVSVVRDAAAVLQVLDEDPVGSCMVASRVAEHGIEPGAIGGELWTRRRVSEALCYAGPNLIPLRGSLEDLKAFSDKAMSVPRRCSSLVGHAQLVLPMWQRLETVWGTARDVREQQPLMALTAMPQCQIDPAVRPVRMEELDAYLVAAVDMFIGEVGIDPRMGDGGRGYRRRIAGLIAAGRAWARFERGEVVFKAEIGSQSPAVGQIQGVWVRPDWRGHGLGTAGTAALAAAVVASGRIASLYVNDYNTVARATYARIGFDQVGVFATVLMD, encoded by the coding sequence ATGTCGGCTCCGCCACTTTTCCGTCTTGTCGATGAACGACGGGTATCGGTGGTGCGTGACGCTGCTGCGGTGCTGCAGGTGCTTGACGAGGATCCGGTCGGGTCGTGCATGGTGGCCTCGCGCGTCGCCGAGCACGGGATCGAACCCGGTGCGATTGGCGGCGAGCTGTGGACGCGTCGTCGCGTCAGCGAAGCACTGTGTTACGCCGGTCCCAACCTGATCCCGTTGCGGGGCAGCCTCGAGGATCTGAAGGCGTTCTCCGACAAGGCGATGAGCGTGCCGCGGCGCTGCTCATCGCTGGTCGGCCACGCCCAGCTGGTGCTGCCGATGTGGCAGCGGCTGGAAACGGTCTGGGGCACGGCCCGCGACGTGCGTGAGCAGCAGCCGTTGATGGCTCTGACAGCCATGCCGCAGTGCCAGATCGACCCGGCGGTGCGGCCCGTACGGATGGAAGAGCTCGACGCCTATCTCGTGGCGGCGGTCGACATGTTCATCGGCGAGGTTGGTATCGACCCACGGATGGGTGACGGCGGCCGCGGGTACCGCCGCCGCATCGCCGGACTGATCGCCGCGGGGCGCGCGTGGGCCCGGTTCGAACGCGGCGAGGTGGTGTTCAAGGCCGAAATCGGTTCCCAGTCACCAGCCGTCGGGCAGATCCAGGGTGTCTGGGTGCGCCCGGACTGGCGCGGGCACGGCCTGGGCACCGCGGGGACGGCTGCGTTGGCGGCTGCGGTGGTCGCCTCGGGTCGTATCGCGAGCCTCTACGTCAACGACTACAACACGGTCGCGCGGGCCACCTATGCACGGATCGGCTTCGATCAGGTCGGCGTCTTCGCGACCGTGCTGATGGACTGA
- the ispG gene encoding flavodoxin-dependent (E)-4-hydroxy-3-methylbut-2-enyl-diphosphate synthase gives MPAPPPPTLAPRRKTRQLMVGNVGIGSDHPIAVQSMCTTKTHDVNSTLQQIAELTASGCDIVRVACPRQEDADALAEIARHSQIPVIADIHFQPKYIFAAIDAGCAAVRVNPGNIKEFDGRVKEVAKAAGDAGIPIRIGVNAGSLDPRLLKKYGKATPEALVESALWEASLFEEHGYGDIKISVKHNDPVIMVEAYRQLAAQCDYPLHLGVTEAGPAFQGTIKSAVAFGALLSEGIGDTIRVSLSAPPAEEVKVGNQILESLNLRPRGLEIVSCPSCGRAQVDVYTLANAVSAGLDGLEVPLRVAVMGCVVNGPGEAREADLGVASGNGKGQIFVKGEVIKTVPEAQIVETLIEEAMRLAEQQGSGDASGSPVVTVS, from the coding sequence ATGCCGGCACCACCACCGCCCACGCTGGCACCCCGACGCAAGACCCGCCAGCTGATGGTGGGCAACGTCGGCATCGGGAGTGACCACCCGATCGCCGTGCAGTCCATGTGCACCACCAAGACCCATGACGTCAACTCGACACTGCAGCAGATCGCCGAGCTGACCGCGTCGGGTTGCGACATCGTGCGGGTGGCCTGTCCTCGGCAGGAGGATGCCGACGCGCTCGCCGAGATCGCGCGGCACAGTCAGATCCCGGTGATCGCGGATATCCACTTTCAGCCCAAGTACATTTTCGCCGCGATCGACGCGGGATGCGCGGCAGTGCGCGTCAACCCGGGCAACATCAAGGAGTTCGATGGCCGGGTCAAGGAGGTCGCCAAGGCGGCGGGGGACGCGGGGATCCCGATCCGGATCGGCGTCAACGCCGGCTCGCTCGACCCGCGATTACTGAAAAAGTACGGCAAGGCCACCCCGGAGGCGCTGGTCGAGTCCGCGCTGTGGGAGGCGTCGCTGTTCGAGGAGCACGGCTACGGCGACATCAAGATCTCGGTCAAACACAACGACCCGGTGATCATGGTGGAGGCCTACCGCCAGTTGGCCGCCCAGTGCGATTACCCGCTGCACCTCGGGGTCACCGAGGCGGGCCCGGCGTTCCAAGGCACCATCAAGAGCGCGGTGGCCTTCGGGGCGTTGCTCAGCGAGGGTATCGGCGACACCATCCGGGTGTCGTTGTCGGCGCCGCCGGCCGAGGAGGTCAAGGTCGGCAATCAGATCCTCGAGTCGCTGAACCTGCGGCCGCGGGGCCTGGAGATCGTGTCGTGCCCGTCGTGTGGGCGGGCGCAGGTCGACGTGTACACGCTGGCCAATGCGGTGAGCGCGGGCCTGGACGGGCTCGAGGTCCCGCTGCGGGTGGCCGTGATGGGTTGTGTGGTCAACGGTCCTGGTGAGGCGCGCGAGGCCGACCTGGGCGTGGCGTCCGGCAACGGCAAGGGTCAGATCTTCGTCAAGGGTGAGGTCATCAAGACCGTCCCGGAGGCCCAGATCGTCGAGACGCTGATCGAAGAGGCGATGCGACTGGCTGAACAACAGGGTTCAGGTGACGCGAGCGGTTCCCCGGTGGTGACCGTAAGCTGA